A single genomic interval of Anopheles marshallii chromosome 2, idAnoMarsDA_429_01, whole genome shotgun sequence harbors:
- the LOC128707742 gene encoding E3 ubiquitin-protein ligase MYLIP: protein MWCLVNLPNGTTSGVQCDPKRISQECLEKVCADLGIICETDYFGLIPVRDGDSVADVDECTAKQWINLRNPLHLYTNDRTHPIVFSLRVKFWVPAHLILQCSVRTLFFMQARQELFDGHLRPASWANAAYLAALLLQADGYKYDPAKVPSAAETPIAAGSGSTTSSPDRRPAQGLRRPSKRKCSEIECKRGSVSSQSSGNTTPTGIQQDESVPAAGQVTGSQSMGDGPTNAPKNIYHRYGALRPAFEDADEDQSAEVVLKPGNFYQQIAQEHEKLSRIRMTPTSAQYWLLEEICSLVGYGEEIFEGVTMAEPAVVCKIGVSPHGLTIVKDDEKYSVPFTAVKAAKSVKRSFRLTYMNENHEETHVELKLPNHRTAASLYRAITEKHVFYSCETVRPIVTTQFIRDLKGTIVSMFNEDTELGKRYVFDIQRTCREVYDAARRTLHARGIEIAPSADEHKETPAAVLGRLEESLRARQDESGQLEKLLDERIREAITCPICADGEIDTTFLPCGHMTACRACAIQCDRCPLCRANIESTSKIFLPPLLQSRKEGAGSNAATRRSSEITPSIQTGAAKAAVTPLVQ from the exons ATGTGGTGCCTGGTGAATCTCCCCAACGGGACGACGTCCGGTGTCCAGTGTGATCCGAAAAGGATCAGCCAGGAGTGCCTGGAGAAG gtgTGTGCTGATCTCGGTATCATCTGCGAAACCGATTACTTCGGGCTGATCCCGGTACGTGATGGCGACAGTGTGGCGGACGTGGACGAGTGTACCGCAAAGCAATGGATCAACCTGCGCAATCCGCTCCATCTCTACACGAACGATCGTACCCATCCGATCGTGTTTTCGCTCCGTGTCAAGTTCTGGGTACCGGCCCACCTGATACTGCAGTGTAGCGTACGCACCCTGTTCTTTATGCAGGCGCGCCAGGAGCTGTTCGATGGCCATTTGCGACCAGCAAGTTGGGCTAATGCGGCCTACCTGGCGGCACTGCTGCTGCAAGCAGATGGCTACAAGTACGATCCGGCCAAGGTGCCAAGTGCGGCCGAAACACCCATCGCAGCCGGTTCCGGTTCGACCACTTCATCTCCCGATCGACGACCAGCGCAAGGGCTGCGGCGACCATCGAAACGCAAatgttccgaaatcgaatgtAAACGTGGCAGCGTTAGCTCGCAGAGCAGCGGCAACACTACGCCAACGGGGATTCAGCAGGATGAGAGTGTTCCTGCCGCTGGTCAAGTCACCGGTTCCCAATCGATGGGTGATGGACCAACCAACGCACCAAAGAATATCTACCACCGTTATGGTGCACTTCGACCTGCATTTGAAGATGCCGATGAGGATCAATCGGCGGAGGTAGTTCTCAAGCCGGGCAACTTCTATCAGCAAATTGCTCAGGAGCACGAGAAGCTGTCGCGCATTCGTATGACACCAACGTCCGCGCAGTACTGGCTGTTAGAGGAGATCTGCAGCCTGGTCGGATATGGCGAGGAAATTTTCGAGGGTGTAACGATGGCCGAACCGGCGGTAGTGTGCAAAATTGGCGTCAGTCCGCACGGACTTACGATTGTTAAGGACGATGAAAAATATAG CGTTCCATTCACCGCTGTAAAGGCGGCCAAATCGGTTAAGCGTTCCTTCCGGTTAACGTACATGAACGAGAACCACGAGGAGACGCACGTGGAGCTAAAGTTACCGAACCACCGGACGGCAGCATCACTGTACCGGGCAATCACGGAAAAGCACGTCTTCTACTCGTGCGAAACGGTGCGCCCGATCGTAACGACGCAGTTCATACGCGATCTCAAAGGCACAATCGTGTCCATGTTCAATGAAGACACGGAACTCGGCAAACGGTACGTGTTCGACATTCAGCGCACCTGTCGGGAGGTTTACGATGCTGCACGGCGGACACTACACGCACGCGGTATCGAGATTGCACCGAGTGCTGATGAGCATAAGGAAACACCTGCTGCGGTTCTGGGCCGGTTGGAGGAAAGCCTCCGAGCGCGACAGGACGAATCCGGACAGCTCGAGAAGCTGCTTGACGAACGGATACGGGAAGCGATCACCTGTCCTATCTGTGCGGATGGTGAGATCGATACTACCTTCCTGCCGTGCGGTCACATGACTGCCTGTAGAGCTTGCGCCATACA ATGTGACCGCTGTCCATTGTGTCGGGCCAACATCGAAAGTACCAGTAAAATATTTCTGCCTCCATTGCTGCAGTCGCGCAAGGAGGGTGCCGGTTCGAACGCCGCAACCCGTCGATCATCGGAAATCACTCCAAGCATTCAGACGGGAGCTGCGAAGGCAGCTGTAACGCCCTTGGTACAATAA